A stretch of DNA from Bactrocera neohumeralis isolate Rockhampton chromosome 6, APGP_CSIRO_Bneo_wtdbg2-racon-allhic-juicebox.fasta_v2, whole genome shotgun sequence:
CTTTTAATCTTtattcttttataataaaacttataTGCCGTTTAGCAAACTACTCTCGTCGCTTACATGGttgtattttcaaaatgaaGAGTCGATCGGTGAACGTTCCATGGTCATAGTCGCCTGCTTAGTTTATCTACTTATTTCCATGATTGTGCTCATCATCGATGAACGCCACCTTGAGACGGGGCTGGAACACGCATACAGTAGCTTTAACGCGAGCGCTTCAGAGTTCCTTACGGCACAGGGTTTGCCCTCATCGTGagttatttcttttaattatatatatatataatattttttatcagtaTGCTATATTTGTAGTGGTCCCGCATCCAAGCTGATTGTGAAACTCTGCATGGCAGTTTGTTGCGGCCTTTTAGGTGCAATCTTCACCTTCCCAGGTTTACGCATGGCAAAAATGCATTGGGACTCTTTGAAATACTGTAGCGGTCGCAAAACATTGCAACTGCTACTCAACATCAGTTTTATCTTGCCTTTCCTGCTGATAATACTCTGGATCAGACCAATAAGCAGAGAGTATCTGACTGAGCGTGTATTCGAGGGCATGCAGAAACCATTGtatgtttaaaaaatcataagtACTACATATTAAGTTgtcattttcaaatattatttttagactTTCAGTGGAGGCGTTTGAAACAATGCGCCTGATTATTGTCGTTTTAGTAGTTTTACTACGTTTTGCCTTAATACCCATCTATTTGCAATCTTATTTAAACCTAGCGCATGACAAAATTATCGACTTACGCAAAGAAGCTGGTCGCATTACAAATGTAGAGTATCAGAAGAAGGTATAAACGCGCAATAATAAACTTAATTACTGTTATTAACTGCTACTTTGCCATTCTAACGCAGATTTCCTCCATATTCTACTACCTGTGCGTGGTCACACTGCAATTCGCCGCACCGCTACTGCTCTGCTTATATCTCACTTTGATGTACAAAAGCTTAGGTGAATTTACTTGGGCTGGCATACTGaaaagcagcaacagcagcagcatttGCACAGATATGTGTCCGTTAAGCGAGGCGCCTTTGGTCGCTGATGAAGTGGAGTTGGCAAGTACGACAGCTTTGCCGCCAGTTGCCACAACAATAATGAGCAGCATGCCGGCGTCCGATAGTGGTGAACATATTCAGGGCgaagatttcaatattttagaaTCTGCAAATGCTATACATGCGCAATGGAtcagtttaaaaaatgtatgcaaaaatgtcatgcgatattttttatgtacCATCATCTCatgcgttattttttttttttacaggtTTTCAACGCTGACGTGTACAAGGGTTTTCTGGGCTTTGCCAGCTGGTGGAGTTATTTTACACTTTTCACCTCTTCAGCTTTGGGTATTGTGTACCAATCATATTTTAGCACAACGTAAAACTGCATTTGTGTTGACAGTCAAGAATGCATATTTACATTATGTCGCATTTTTTcgaatttgttataattttgaaagttttttttagcatattatgtaatttttgtgcgcatttagcaatttttttcaaattgtttataattttgaaatgatttttgtAACATATTAtgtcacatattttatttttacgtttaaatttaaactatttctcctacatacatacatacatacatgtatatgtacgttCACAACAAACTAATAAGCcataaatagtttaattttttagttttaagtttcaagtattttgttttatgcgtgtttgatattatttgtttattaaaagctggcaataaaaaacatttaaaacaaaaatcgtaaaattgGTTGTCTTATGCtgcgcaacagcaacaaaaattttaatggaaatgtcggagaccctataaaaataatatataattggtCAGCGTgatgagttgagtcgatttaaccatttCCGTCTATTCATCTgaagatcaaaatcaagttcttgtatgaaaaatttttttatttgagaaaaaatcgCCTGAAATTTGGCAGTCCAAGAAAGTGCTACAATATACAAAcaagttgttcagatcggaccactatagcatatagctgcactACAAActcaacaataaaatcaaatttttgtatggattttttttttatttgtgaagggtattacagcctTGGCGCAAGAGAAGTTAACTTTGTTGCTTGTTTAGGttagtaaacattttaaattcacCACAAAGATGCATAACaacgcgtttaaaaaaaaatgttgaataaaaacacgtttctacgaaagttttaatactttattttagTATGTTTATATAGATAAAGATAGTTATAAATAAGCTGGAAATAATGCCTTTActgctaaatatatatttttttcatatatatatataattatgttgTATAATGTATTctataattacatataaatgCAGAAATAGAATGTAGAGTGGACAGCAAAAGACATAGAGTAAATACTTTTCAAGTCACTTGCAAGTATTGTGCAAATATAAACTGCTTAAATTACTAATCCAACATTAACGCCAAATCTTTAAACTTACTTATATTCGTTTGTGACACTTTTGTGACGCTTAAAGTCCCAACATTTGTTCCTGCTTGTAGACCGCATGATATGCATTGCGTATGAGCACATATGGGAAACAAGATTCCAGCAAATCCATCGTGAGGAAAGGCGATTGTTTAACAATCTCGTCCAAGAGCAAATACACCGATTCGCGATTACGTGTCGCCTCTTTGTCCGATTCCTGACCCAAACGCAATAGCGATGAGCTCGCCAATGCCAAGAACTCTTTCATGCGATCCTCTATGTCGTTCTCACCGCAAATGGTGAATAGCGCGCCGAATATATTATTGATCGCCACTGCCATGCAGTGTGTATTATTCGAATGCCCGTCGATGGAGGCGCGATAGAATGACGTTTCGTTGCGTGCCAATTTCGGTATAGAGACAGCAACGAAAACCATCAACAAACATGACACTAAATGTTCGCCTTCATCGAAATCgggttttttcgatttcaaagtGCTGGTTAGCGTCGGATCGACTTTACACGGCAAGCCAGCGGCCGAGGCCATTTCGGAAGCGACGCGTATTTGATCGCCACCTGGTAAATGCTCTTGAAAATCACGCACTGAACTAAGTAAGAATGGTATACGCTTCTCAAGCACATCGACGAGCGCTTCATGTACCAAATTACGGAAGCAAAGTATCACACCGATGAGCGTCATGCGTTGTAGTACGCTGTCGACATCATGTAAACGTTTGAATTGTTCTTTCATTACCTCGGGTTTGTCGAAACTTGTGCGTAGCAGTATGAGCACATCCTTGTTGGAGGCAACATGTTGTTTGAGCTCTTGCACTTGATTGGAAATGTGCCACATGAGTGTTTCATTTAGCGATTTTATGCCATAGGGACCGACAAGTTCGGCCAATGAACGTAATTCGTTGAGGTCGGAGAATTCTTGTGGATTAAAAGGCACCCAGCCTTCGGGCGATATGGGCACAAATGCTTTCTGATTCATGGAGAAAACTATATTGCCGGAGGAGACGCGACGCACTAGTACCTCGCTGTACCTGTAGAGTAGAAacgtaaaaacagaaaaattttaaatgtttttattgaaaaaaatatatataccatgTATTATATAATGCCGCTATGGTCTTCTCGCCATGCGAATCTAAATTCTGCGTTTGCTGCAACAGACAGTTGTTGAATACACGTGTTATGTCGATATGCACATAATTCTCCACGGTCTGTAGCACATTCATGTATGCGCGCACAGTGGCTAGCAGTTCCGATGGTTTTGCAATTTCCATGGTCTCCTGATTGAACATGACCATGCCGACGAGATCTCTCGAGAAACGATGCTCCAAATTCTGACAAAGATATTCGCGCGGTGCAAATGCAAATTCCCACACATTCACCGTCGGACAGTAATTGATGGCAAAGCACAACTCGGTCAGTGCCATATGCAATTTGTCCATTGTGGTCAAGTCTTCGCGTGTTTTGCGATACGACTCATCACCCGGTTTACGTATATCGTCGAATTGCTTTTTGGCTTTGTCCTTCTTTTTGCGCGCTGATTGCACTGATAGTATTTTGGCACAGTGTTTCGGCAACAGTGCATCGGCCATTGTGCATTGCTCATCACATAtggttgttataatattcttggCTTCCTTAGCCATCTCTTCCAAGAAGATGTTAACTACACTAAGCGAACGCTCGCGTATGTGATGACGCTCTTCGGGGCACATTTCATGCGTACAATTCTGGAAGTGACTGCAAATCAAGGGAAATGCAATAATGTAACGATTTTGTGCCGGAAATTCCAAACACATGTGGAATTGATCGTCAAACATTTTATTGTAGAAACAGAAAATACTTAAATCAGAGGTCTCAACGAGTATCTCGTCTAAGTTATCCACAACGCGTGTGTGGAAAACCATAGAGTCTAGCAAACGTGCCAATTCGACATTTTCCGTTATGCGCAGCGCGGCTTTACTGACGCTCATGTATGTTTGCAAGCGAAACCAATCCAGCCGAAAAGCACGAAAATCAAATAATTCATTGTCCTCCACTTGTTTCACAGTCAAACTTGAAGCGGTGTTATACAACGAAGACAATATGACACTTTCATCCTCCGGACAAACTTGCAAACTTTGCATGCGTATGTTGAGATCGATCGAGTCGAACCCGGAGAGATATTGCACGTAATAGCGTTGCATAACTTGACTGTATTTGCGGACAAGAGCGCGCAGTTCCTCCATATGAAAGAGTAATTCTGGCAATTGACGATCAACAAGGTCCTCATTGGATTTACCTGCATTAAGAATatgttaaagaaattaataagaaaatatttttgtaatttaaaacgaaaatacCTTTATTCTTCGTCACTGGCGGATTATCGTTGTGCCGCAATAGCCATAGTATTTCATCACGCGCCAAGCATAAgccaataaatat
This window harbors:
- the LOC126761125 gene encoding transmembrane protein 161B translates to MAVLGAQLVLTLLTLSVIQKISPHFSFAKWLLCATGLYRYLHPSDDELRTLAGVPKEKHTKGGGKGNKGYEARNGTGQFHIPRNLEVQLETTPVVARDVVHLRYYTEYQWLVDFSVYAAVVYILSEVYHYYFPLKNEFNLSMIWCLLVVFFSLKLLSSLTWLYFQNEESIGERSMVIVACLVYLLISMIVLIIDERHLETGLEHAYSSFNASASEFLTAQGLPSSGPASKLIVKLCMAVCCGLLGAIFTFPGLRMAKMHWDSLKYCSGRKTLQLLLNISFILPFLLIILWIRPISREYLTERVFEGMQKPLLSVEAFETMRLIIVVLVVLLRFALIPIYLQSYLNLAHDKIIDLRKEAGRITNVEYQKKISSIFYYLCVVTLQFAAPLLLCLYLTLMYKSLGEFTWAGILKSSNSSSICTDMCPLSEAPLVADEVELASTTALPPVATTIMSSMPASDSGEHIQGEDFNILESANAIHAQWISLKNVFNADVYKGFLGFASWWSYFTLFTSSALGIVYQSYFSTT
- the LOC126761124 gene encoding LOW QUALITY PROTEIN: membrane-associated protein Hem (The sequence of the model RefSeq protein was modified relative to this genomic sequence to represent the inferred CDS: inserted 1 base in 1 codon); translated protein: MARPIYPNQQKIAEKLVILNDRGLGILTRIYNIKKACGDTKSKPGFLSDKSLESSIKFIVKRFPNIDVKGLNAIVNIKAEIIKSLSLYYHTFVDLLDFKDNVCELLTTMDACQIHLDITXEFELTKHYLDLVVTYVSLMILLSRVDDRKAVLGLYNAAYELQNNQADSGFPRLGQMILDYEVPLKRLSEEFIPHQRLLTNALRSLIAIYPLRNLPADKWREMQKLSLVGNPAILLKAVRTDTMSCEYVSLEAMDRWIIFGLLLNHQMLGQYQEVNKIWISALESSWVIALFRDEVLQIHQYIQSTFDGIKGYSKRIGEVKEAYAVATQKAALMHRERRKFLRTALKELALIMTDQPGLLGPKAIFIFIGLCLARDEILWLLRHNDNPPVTKNKGKSNEDLVDRQLPELLFHMEELRALVRKYSQVMQRYYVQYLSGFDSIDLNIRMQSLQVCPEDESVILSSLYNTASSLTVKQVEDNELFDFRAFRLDWFRLQTYMSVSKAALRITENVELARLLDSMVFHTRVVDNLDEILVETSDLSIFCFYNKMFDDQFHMCLEFPAQNRYIIAFPLICSHFQNCTHEMCPEERHHIRERSLSVVNIFLEEMAKEAKNIITTICDEQCTMADALLPKHCAKILSVQSARKKKDKAKKQFDDIRKPGDESYRKTREDLTTMDKLHMALTELCFAINYCPTVNVWEFAFAPREYLCQNLEHRFSRDLVGMVMFNQETMEIAKPSELLATVRAYMNVLQTVENYVHIDITRVFNNCLLQQTQNLDSHGEKTIAALYNTWYSEVLVRRVSSGNIVFSMNQKAFVPISPEGWVPFNPQEFSDLNELRSLAELVGPYGIKSLNETLMWHISNQVQELKQHVASNKDVLILLRTSFDKPEVMKEQFKRLHDVDSVLQRMTLIGVILCFRNLVHEALVDVLEKRIPFLLSSVRDFQEHLPGGDQIRVASEMASAAGLPCKVDPTLTSTLKSKKPDFDEGEHLVSCLLMVFVAVSIPKLARNETSFYRASIDGHSNNTHCMAVAINNIFGALFTICGENDIEDRMKEFLALASSSLLRLGQESDKEATRNRESVYLLLDEIVKQSPFLTMDLLESCFPYVLIRNAYHAVYKQEQMLGL